GATAGCATACAACGAACTTTCTCCACTAGTGTCTTGTTCATATGCTCTTACACCCCATTCTGCTGCGATATTTTTCTAACTGTGAAGTGTCGAACTATGCCACACTCTTGGCATATCTCCTGGAAGGGATCACTCTTGTATTCTCCACCATTATTTGTTCGAAAAACCTTGATCTTTCTTCCCATCTGGTTTTCAACCTGAGctttccatttaagaaaaattccTAACACATCATCCTTATTCTTCATTGTAAACACCCAAATTCTTCTGAAAAACTCATCAACAAAAGTGACAAAATAGTACCTACCTTCAAGGGATGAAATCTTGGCAGGTCTCCACACATTTGAATGCACataatccaaaatacccttggtaTTATGGATGCCAGTGCCAAATTTCACTCTTCTATGTTTTTTCATAACACAATGCTTATAATATTCTAATTCATAAACTTTCGTACCTTTCAACAATTCTTGCTTGGTAAGATTTTGCAAGAATTTTTCACCAGCATGTCCCAATTGCATGTGCCACAACTTTGTTGCCTCTACCACAACTTTGTTGCCTCCGCATCCTTCTTGCTACTGGAAGatgttgttgctgctgctgtCCCAACAACTGTACTACGTTGGTAGTAATACAAATTATGCTTTCTCACACCTTTCAACATCACAAGTGCTCTCGAAATTGTTTTAAGAATTCCATCTCGTATCATCACAATCAGGCCTTTTGACTCTAAGACCCTCAAAGAAATAAGATTCTTCTTAAAATTCGGCACGTACCGAACATCCTTCAAGATTCTGATAGATCCATAATGATTACGCAGTTTGATTAAATCTATCCCAATTGTTTTACATGGATTGTCATTTTTCATGTAAACAACTCCACcatcaagttcttcaaatttaaaaaatcactCTCGCATGGGAGACATATAGTAGGTACAACTTGAATCCAAAATCCACTCATCTGGATGGGATGTTGAAGGTGATACAGccaaagagaaatctgattccgCGTCACTTTTGCACTCAGCAACATTTACGCCTTGAggagtttttcctttcttcttcaactttgGACAGTTTTTCTTCTAGTGCCCTTTCTCATGACAGAAAGCACACTCGTCTTTAGCAACTCTATTTTTCGATTTGGACCTTCCTCTTCTTCCCTTTGATTGGTTTTGCTGACGACCTCTTACCACTAACGCTTCATCTGCTGTAGctactttatttttcattttatcctaTTTTCTCAATTTATGACTATACAAAGTAGAACATATAGTATCTAAAGACACATTTTTCTTTCCATGAAATAACGTAGTCTCCAAATGTTCAAATTCATCAGGAAGGGATGATAATAACATCAAAGCCAAATCTTCATCTTCAAATTTCACAGCTAAATTTAACAGGTCTGCTACTAACTGATTAAACATAGTGATATGTTTATTCACAGTAGTATTTGGTCGATAATCGAATCGAAACAACCTTTTCTTCATAAGGAGTTTATTATGCAAATATTGaatttaatctttcctacaGTGATagagtatatacactgtcaacattggatgaatgacaactatacaaaatttgaatttaaaatttaatttttgtacacatgtcatgaatctatatactgtcagtgcatataagatttactcatataaaaaaatgattgaaaaatatgtttatgacgcaaataaataaatttgtgtAAAGCATTTCATAAATCTATTTGTGCCCCAGCACAGAAAAATAGACTGATTAAAGCTGTTAGTTGATCTTGTCATTGATTAGTGATTATCGATTTGCTCTTGAGAAATCCATATTCATAACACTCTACCGTTTGTATTAGATTCGTTCTTCTAGGTAGGATTAGATTCTTTTACTCCAACATAATCTTATGCCATGCAACATTCTGGATtataattttttgtagaaaaatttttacgttttctaaacatattttttaatcatctttttatttcacatatatcaaattgttacaatatatttttctgtaaaaactcctaaaaatagcaataaaaatcaaaaatttcctTGGTAGTGGTTTAACAAAATTGtctaaaattaaaatgaaactTATACAAGAACTAAACCTCCAATTAATTTTATGAatctcgaactcgagctcgagttcaatgagttcaaaatattaagttcgaggtttaaaaataattattttattttgaaaaataaataaaatactaatttttcttaataaataataaaatattaggaatatatatgtaattttattattaaaataaaaaatatatataatcgagcgcaatgagtttaatattttttagTTCGAATTCGACTTGATTAGTTTGAACTCAACTCGAGTTCGATATTGAACGAACTCGTATTCGCGAACGGTTCATTCGTTTGCAGCACTaacaaaaactaaaagtaatttcctGGAAAACGGGAGAATAAAAAGAGTGAAACACAGCAGACTAAATTGAGGGTTGGCACGGAACTTTGCTGGCAAGGGAAACAAATAAAGTTGCATAAATGTGGAAATATGGCCTCATAAATATCAATCATCCTTAGGATTCTCAAAAATCCTTAAAATCACACACACAACACACAGTGAAGGCTTTTGGGGAAAGCAATTGACAattgggagaaaaaaaaatgccaatGAAGGTGTTGGATGCCACCTTATCAAATTTTGATGTGGTGTTTGACAAGTTCAAAGCAGAAGCCCCAAATTACAAAGCCAATCTCATCCTTTTCTTGGCTGATAAAGACCCTGCCACCTCTCTTTCCTGGTGCCCTGGTAAAATTGAAATACAAACCCCAAGaaaatctcttcttttcttcacATGTCAAAATTATTTGGTCTTTCGTGCTTATGGTTTATTACGTTGTCTAATTTTGCagttttggctttttttttgtttgcatgtattcctttttctattcttttcttCGTTTCCAATTCTTTTTAAGTTTGAGAAGTATTTCGGAGGGTAGTTTTATGTAGTGGTGCAATTTGTAGAAAATCAGTCAATTGTTGCAAGTGAGGGAAAGGGATGATCTAGTTTGGGTGCTTTGGAATTGATTTGATTTTCTTTAGGGATAAATATAGTGCAGTTGTGACTTGTGATATGACCTTTCTCTATAGTCCAATTCTAGCAAATTGCTAAATGGAAACTAAAATCCCAAAATGAGGTAGCTTTTGGAGTTTTAGAAACTAATTGTGGATTTGAAACTGTATAGACCTGAAGTGCATTGCTTTGAAAGCAGCATCTGACTTGATTCAACATGGTTTCTTCACTATCAAAATGCCTAGTTATTTACTGTATCTCTTATGTAGTAATCTTAAGTTGGTTCCTGATGATTTAGCAACTGAAATATCAAAATCTGTTGCTGTCTGTTAATACTGCATGGATGCTTGCTCCTTTTTCTGAACTGCTTGGCTTAGTGCCGTTTTAGTTGGAGGGCTGTCTAGCAGCTATGTTGATTTAACTCAACTTTTCCACTTAAGGATTGGTAAGACAATGAAATGCTGCTAGAAAAAATCTTCATCAGTCTATTGATGAGTCTAAGCCTAGCCTGGGAAAATTAATGAGTTTCATCACTGCCTTCTTGGTTATAATTTTTTGAAGGTATAGCCCTACTTCATGGAGTAGATTCAGCCTGAATAGGAATCTATGAATGGGGGGACATTGACTAAGATCAAACTCCAAGATTTCATCCATTATATTACTGTCTCATTGAAGTTTCCGGCTTCATTCACTTACCAACAGTTTTGGTCCACATTTGTTGGCATACTAAAACCTTCCCACATTTGTTTGGATACCTTTTATGTAACATGTTCCATCCGTTTAGGTTGTTAGCAGATTCCTTGGGTGTTATACGCTATCATGTTTGTCCAAGTAATCTATTTGCCAGAAATGCATACAATATAATCTATGGGTGTATTCACTAATGTACGGTATTGATGTTTACACGTTCCTTTTGAATTTCAGAAATCAGTAAGCTGATTTGTTCTTAGCAAAATCACTAAAGTCTATTGCTGTATTGGTCTTGCTCCCTTGCAACCGCCTTTTCGCCTCTTCTCATTTCCTCCTTGAATTCAATTGGTATTTTCTCTGCGCACAAGTAGGTTAGGGGTTGGGGGTCTCAATCATTTTCTGCACTCCTGAAGTATTCTAACAATTCTCTTGTTGGTTGGCATATGTGCCTTCTCTTGAATTTATGTATGGAAAGCTTATTTCTAGATGCTTTAGTTTGGCCTATTTCCGTTCTTTTTTGGAATACTTTTGAGTGCCAgggataaagaaaaataaaccacCTATTTATCAGTTACCTTTACGCTTTAATCCATCTTGCGGTCTTCTGTATTTCATTAGTACATActaattctttcttcttttcgcAGATTGTGTGAGAGCTGAGCCCGTGATATACAAGAAGCTGGAAGTGTCATCAGATGACATAACCCTTTTGAGAGCTTACGTTGGAGATAGACCAACTTGGAGAAATCCTCAGCATCCCTGGAGGGTGAACTCAACATTCAAGCTTAGAGGAGTTCCTACGCTAGTCCGTtgggaaaatgatgcaatcaaAGGTCGTCTTGAAGATCACGAGGCTCATATTGAACAAAAAATTGATGCCTTAGTTGCTGCAACTTAAATCTTATAGTTTTCTAAAGTATGATAGTTTGATGGGAGATAGGCTTTATGCAATCTCTTGCAGATGTTCCAAAATCAATAATCTACTGTACTCTAAAGTGACAGCCTGGGATCAACACTTAATCTTTAGCTTCAGCAAGATTAATACTGATAAAATAAGGTTTTTATCAATCTTTGTGGAAGATTAATTCAATTGGGCTATGCATACCATAATATCTAAATAGGAACAATGGAAGTGAAATTCAGTGGAATTATTTGATTCAGAGCTCAAGTGCAATTGCAGGTTGTCTATGTAATATACTGCAGACATGCAGAGGACCTGTATTCAATTTACGCAGGCCCAATGCCACCAGCAAGGAATTTGTTTCAACTGAAGAGTGTAGCTAATCTATTGCAGTAGGGTCTTTCTTAATATTGAGGCAGTGCCAGATACTCCGTCCGGCTGCATCCAATTTTACGTTAGTAATCTACGTACTCAAAGCAATATACTCAAAGCAATAAAGATTGGTAAAACAAGAGCAAGCAACCTATCTTGTAGACTGCTCCCAGGATTCAGACTATTTGAGCTTTCAAGCTGTGCCCCTTGAGCCAGAAAAGTGAAAGTGGATCAGAAATTGTTGTGGTCTCCATTCTCTGATCTGATTGAGTAGGAACATTAACATAACCAAAAGAtgaaaagaactaaaacaaaaTGTGACGTCCGAGTTGGCCGACCTTACAGAACTAAAACACCAAACATGAAAAAACTAAATGATTTTAATGACCCAACAGAACCATTTAGCCATTAAATCATTCAAATAAAACATAAGCTCTTTACGACTCGAGAAAATTAAAAGTAACATCTCAGATTGGAATCCTACAACTTCAAGGGGTAAAATATGAGGTAATCAAAGGAGGTTGGCTGTGTAATTGCCAGAATctgaatttctgaaattttgGAAGCCGTCACAGGATTTCCCATACCAGACACAATTTCTCATAATTAACtatatatacaaaaatttgTCCTAATAACGAGCAGTCATCCCTCGGACAAAACTTATTGACAATATACACAGCAAAGGCAAGAAGCTAATATCTTAGAATAGTAGAGCCATAAAATGTTGCAAGCCAAGCAGCCCATACAAGCTCTCCTTCAGATGCCAAGTTGCGGCAACCATCCTCACCCTCGGACTGGCAGTACTCAAccgattgcatctcatttccTCTGCACATCTGCTGCATGCCAAGATGTATCAAACTCTTCATTAAGTTCACAGGAATGTGCTTCATCAGCTTGAGACAATCCAATATCTGTCGTACAAAGAAGCCCAGCTTTGTTAGTTGTTCTCTATCACAATCAACAAAAAGGTGGTGCTGAAAATCAATTCAGGCAAAGGTGCAATGAACAGGAAGACAATGCCAGCAAGAGTTTGATACAAGAGTTCGACCACCAAAATGGCATGCCAGATATATGGAGGCAATCCCACTAAAAAAAAAGACTTCTTTGCAAACTCCACATATTTGAACGCAATATCAAGTATATATCACCATCACTACTTTCTGAGTGCTAGTTCCAATTGGCTCAGCCTCATGAAGACAAATCCAAGATTCCAAGTAGCTTTATGCCTTTAACTATCAACTAATTACAAGATGGTGGAAGGATAGAATGCAAAATTGGCAGAAGTTGTACTGTCAGTTCAAGACTGTTCAGCAATCACGATTGAGAAAACCTCAGCCATCTGAACTTCCCTATCTTAGTTTCTAGAAGGCAACGACTTTACAAAAGGACAAGGACTTTACTTACTGGATGAGTTTAAAGATTATGACAAATTCTGATGAAAATTTAATAATCCTAATAATGCTGGACTTGCTTCTTCAACTCTACATAGCATTGAAACTTGGAACTAGATTCACCGACCACATCAGACAGGTGCATGTATACACTCAGacaaccacaaaatttcaggacaAATCTACAGAGAGTTTATTCAATTTATGCACGGAATGACATAGAAAACAAACTGGAGAAACAAGGTGGCGATTGTTTACAATTACTGATGCCTACCTATTTTAAGTCTAAAATGATGTTGGCAGCAACCAGTGTACTCATTGCTTCTCTTTTTCGTATCTTTTCTTGCTAGGAGGGAGGATGGGTGGGAGCACAGTTAATGACCTGGACTGAAACGTTATACAGCAGTGGTGTCCAATTGTTTACTGCAAATTAAGGAACATTAGTTGCACCAATTAAATCGTAACCAGTAAACTTAAATTTTCAAATGTTGGTACAGCGCAAAGAAATGGTCAATATGCAATATCATCAACAGTAGacaaaaaagagtggagagtagaaaagaaaaaggttctTCCTGTGTGCCTCTGACCTAAATCCGAATCCACTAATAGTCATAGGCCTTCATGAAACACAACTGTATACTGATGCACCAAAATCAACACATCATAAAAGGTACTCCGATCATCCTTAACCATCATTCTAATTCTAACATAGAAGAGTCAAATGATTTTACTTCAATATTGCAATAAAAAAGCTAATCTGGTTGAATTTTAAAATTCATTCAATTTGTTCACCTCATGCAGTTTGAAACCTTGTATCACAATTTTAAGTATTCAAACCCATGAAAATGAACTTTAGTAAAATAATTCGAAGCATAGTGAATATAATCAACTGGCTCTGAAcagccaaaatttataattaaaagggaaaaaaaagaaaaaaaatgatgaggAAGAAATTGAACTTACAAGGATGCATCTGAATAATTCTACATTAACCCTATAGTCAGAAGGATTGCCAAATTTGTTACCTGTGGATGAACGTCAGCCAGGCACAATTAGCTcagaaaattttcctttatGAGTTTCGAAGTCACCTTCAAAGCAATGTACAAATGACCACAAGGAAAAtatcaatgaaaaaaaaaaggtttccaGAAGGAATAGCAGTGCAAATAACACGATTCTTAAAACTACTAGATACTAGCATCACAAGTTCACAAGAAGagggaaaattttcagcttaCCACCACGTAATTTTTTCATCTTGTTCTAGGAAGCTCAAGTCCTGCAATGAGTGTACAAGGCCAGTTAGATGAAACCTCAGCAATATGCATAGCTGATTTTGCAAACAATCAAAGCTACACTACCCATTTTCTCTAGTAGTAGtatcagtttcaaactttgaaCATGATACTATCATGTTTGGTTGGCATGGAATATTCACAATAGAAGCTAACAACATGAGAAATGAAATGTGGAAGTGATATCATAAATAAGGAAagatgaaaaagggaaaaacacaACCACATTTGAGAATAACTGGACACAAGGTATGGAATATAAAAAGACTTGCAATGCCACTCAATCAAAAAATGGGAGGAATGTTACAATAAAAATTTACAATCACGAAGATGAATGGGTAGATAGCATACCCTGCCAGAATTTAACATCTCATGGATGTCAGAAA
This portion of the Coffea arabica cultivar ET-39 chromosome 2e, Coffea Arabica ET-39 HiFi, whole genome shotgun sequence genome encodes:
- the LOC113732198 gene encoding thioredoxin-like protein Clot, with amino-acid sequence MPMKVLDATLSNFDVVFDKFKAEAPNYKANLILFLADKDPATSLSWCPDCVRAEPVIYKKLEVSSDDITLLRAYVGDRPTWRNPQHPWRVNSTFKLRGVPTLVRWENDAIKGRLEDHEAHIEQKIDALVAAT